Proteins from a single region of Dama dama isolate Ldn47 chromosome 14, ASM3311817v1, whole genome shotgun sequence:
- the G0S2 gene encoding G0/G1 switch protein 2 codes for METVQELIPLAKELMAQKPSAKLVRMYVLGGVLALFGAVLGLMETVCGPFTAADRRREREATLAELRAARGEPAPQEQGKPLEAVQGCRALSNRLHAS; via the coding sequence ATGGAGACGGTCCAGGAGCTGATTCCCCTGGCCAAGGAGCTGATGGCTCAGAAGCCCAGCGCGAAGCTGGTGCGAATGTACGTGTTGGGCGGCGTGCTGGCGCTCTTCGGCGCCGTGCTCGGCCTGATGGAGACCGTGTGCGGCCCCTTTACGGCCGCCGACCGCCGGCGGGAGCGCGAGGCGACCCTGGCCGAGCTGCGGGCCGCCCGCGGGGAGCCGGCCCCACAGGAACAAGGCAAGCCGCTGGAGGCCGTCCAGGGCTGCCGGGCCCTGTCCAACCGGCTGCACGCCTCCTAG